The following proteins come from a genomic window of unidentified bacterial endosymbiont:
- the mutY gene encoding A/G-specific adenine glycosylase, which yields MPSAAFSARLLQWAQHQGRKDLPWQRDPSPYSIWLSEIMLQQTQVMTVIPYFERFITQLPTLQALAQAPLDQVLHLWSGLGYYARARNLHRAAHTILSQYQGRFPDDFNALTALPGIGRSTAGAILSLAFGLPYPILDGNVKRILARYYAIAGWPGDPQVARQLWAKSSQVTPRQQAGPFNQAMMDLGSLICTLRRPGCHDCPLQSGCQAYRTQRWQEYPGKPHKVSRPKKVAWFVLLQYHHTLWMVQRPLSDLWGGLFCFPQFDTPQTVLQWLQQQQIPSNAQPLPEIQHQFTHFQWIIRPLHLQLTEKPRALECASGIWYNLAKPARIGVATPIQRLLQSLMAARGVQ from the coding sequence ATGCCATCCGCTGCTTTTTCAGCCCGACTACTGCAATGGGCACAACACCAGGGTCGAAAAGATCTTCCCTGGCAACGTGATCCTAGCCCTTACTCCATCTGGCTCTCTGAAATCATGCTACAGCAGACCCAGGTGATGACTGTCATCCCCTACTTTGAACGCTTCATCACTCAGCTACCCACCTTGCAAGCTTTAGCGCAAGCACCGCTCGATCAGGTGCTCCATCTCTGGAGTGGCTTGGGCTATTACGCCAGAGCGCGTAATCTCCATCGGGCTGCACACACTATCCTCAGCCAGTATCAAGGTCGATTCCCTGATGACTTTAATGCGCTGACTGCTCTGCCTGGGATCGGTCGCTCAACAGCTGGGGCCATCCTATCCCTCGCCTTTGGACTGCCCTACCCCATTCTTGATGGGAATGTTAAGCGGATCTTGGCCCGATATTATGCCATTGCCGGCTGGCCTGGCGACCCCCAAGTGGCACGACAGCTGTGGGCCAAAAGCAGCCAGGTGACCCCGCGCCAACAAGCTGGCCCCTTTAATCAGGCGATGATGGATTTAGGATCACTGATCTGCACCCTGCGGCGCCCTGGCTGTCACGACTGCCCTCTGCAATCAGGCTGTCAAGCCTATAGGACCCAGCGTTGGCAGGAGTACCCTGGAAAACCGCACAAGGTGAGCAGACCCAAAAAAGTGGCTTGGTTTGTACTACTCCAATACCACCACACCCTCTGGATGGTGCAACGACCACTCAGTGATCTCTGGGGTGGACTCTTCTGTTTCCCGCAATTCGACACTCCTCAAACGGTACTACAGTGGTTACAGCAACAGCAAATCCCCAGTAATGCTCAACCGCTCCCTGAGATACAACACCAGTTTACCCATTTTCAATGGATTATCCGACCGCTGCATCTACAGTTAACCGAAAAACCCAGGGCGCTAGAGTGTGCCTCTGGGATCTGGTATAACTTAGCCAAACCCGCTAGGATTGGCGTGGCAACCCCTATCCAACGCCTACTACAATCCTTAATGGCTGCTCGAGGAGTTCAGTGA
- the uvrY gene encoding UvrY/SirA/GacA family response regulator transcription factor — MINVFLVDDHELVRTGIRRILEEIRGMSVIGEAKNGEEAVRWCRHHQTDVVLMDLNMPGIGGIEAARKILRHSPEVRLIILTIYTENPLPAKIMQAGIAGYLSKDVSPEEMTNAIRTVHLGQRYIAPTIAQQMVLSQFAPVVDNPLSLLSKRELQIMLMLTQGQKASSIADQLNLSPKTVNSYRYRMFTKLNISSDVELTHLAIRHSLLMSERL; from the coding sequence TTGATTAACGTGTTTCTGGTGGATGATCATGAATTAGTCCGTACTGGCATACGACGCATCTTGGAGGAAATCCGAGGCATGAGTGTGATTGGCGAAGCCAAAAATGGCGAAGAGGCGGTCAGATGGTGTCGTCACCATCAAACGGATGTGGTGTTGATGGACCTCAACATGCCAGGCATTGGCGGCATAGAGGCCGCGCGCAAGATATTGCGCCATTCGCCGGAGGTCCGCCTGATTATTTTAACGATTTACACGGAGAACCCCCTGCCTGCTAAAATCATGCAGGCTGGTATCGCCGGCTATCTCAGCAAAGATGTATCACCCGAAGAGATGACCAATGCCATTCGTACCGTCCATTTAGGACAACGTTATATTGCGCCGACTATTGCGCAACAGATGGTCTTAAGTCAGTTTGCACCAGTAGTCGATAATCCCCTGAGCCTACTTTCAAAGCGTGAACTGCAAATTATGCTGATGCTGACCCAGGGACAAAAGGCGAGTAGCATCGCCGATCAACTGAATTTGAGCCCTAAAACGGTTAATAGTTATCGTTATCGCATGTTTACTAAACTCAACATCAGCAGCGATGTTGAGCTGACCCACCTAGCCATTCGCCACAGTCTGTTAATGTCCGAGCGCTTATAA
- a CDS encoding type II toxin-antitoxin system HicB family antitoxin, protein MFNYPVKLKRDTQGAYSVTCRDLPEMLSEGNTQEQASLKVVDNLVTTIANYIEHRRPVPVASAPEKSEWVIVLPVLVAAKTALWNTMIESGTRKTDLARLLGVHLPQVDRLINVQHSSKIESVESALSQLGRKLLLQVSRDK, encoded by the coding sequence ATGTTCAATTACCCGGTGAAATTAAAACGGGATACGCAGGGAGCTTACTCAGTGACGTGTCGTGATCTTCCAGAAATGTTGTCAGAAGGCAATACACAAGAGCAGGCATCACTTAAAGTGGTCGATAACCTGGTGACAACTATCGCCAATTATATTGAGCATCGTCGTCCAGTACCGGTAGCCTCTGCGCCAGAAAAAAGTGAGTGGGTGATTGTCTTGCCGGTGTTAGTGGCCGCAAAAACTGCGTTATGGAATACCATGATTGAAAGTGGAACTCGTAAAACCGATCTTGCAAGGCTGTTGGGAGTCCATCTCCCACAGGTTGATCGGTTAATTAATGTTCAGCACTCCTCAAAAATCGAGTCTGTAGAGTCTGCACTCTCTCAACTGGGTCGAAAACTATTGTTACAAGTCAGTCGTGATAAATGA
- the trmB gene encoding tRNA (guanosine(46)-N7)-methyltransferase TrmB has protein sequence MQHNPTADESPLRTHRAICSFVRRQGRFTQGQQQALQRYWPLMGIDDQLPLEPLTAHFGREAPLVVEIGFGMGASLVTQACAQPHYNFLGIEVHLPGVGACLAAAQQAGVTNIRVIKQDAVLVLTERLADQVVDRLQLFFPDPWPKARHHKRRLVQRPFIDLLQRKLKVGGLLHLATDWYPYAQQMLDSLQTHSGYQNVAATGEYLPRPAWRPLTKFERRGHRLGHDVWDLLFQRL, from the coding sequence TTGCAGCACAACCCTACAGCCGATGAGTCGCCACTGCGGACTCATCGTGCCATCTGCAGTTTTGTACGTCGCCAAGGGCGCTTTACCCAGGGGCAACAGCAGGCGTTGCAGCGCTACTGGCCTTTGATGGGTATTGACGATCAGCTTCCCCTAGAACCCCTCACTGCCCATTTTGGTCGTGAAGCGCCGCTGGTGGTTGAGATCGGTTTTGGCATGGGAGCGAGTTTAGTCACCCAGGCTTGTGCACAGCCCCACTATAATTTTCTAGGCATTGAGGTGCACTTACCGGGGGTGGGGGCTTGTTTAGCGGCCGCACAACAGGCCGGGGTGACCAATATTCGCGTGATCAAGCAGGATGCAGTGCTGGTGCTCACTGAACGGCTAGCTGATCAGGTGGTCGATCGACTACAGCTGTTCTTCCCCGATCCCTGGCCCAAAGCGCGCCATCATAAACGGCGCTTAGTACAACGCCCTTTTATTGACTTGCTGCAGCGAAAGCTTAAGGTGGGCGGTCTGCTCCATCTAGCGACTGATTGGTACCCTTATGCACAACAGATGCTGGATAGTCTGCAGACACATAGTGGCTATCAAAATGTAGCGGCTACTGGGGAGTATCTCCCTCGTCCAGCCTGGCGGCCGCTCACTAAATTTGAGCGGCGTGGCCATCGGTTAGGTCATGATGTGTGGGATCTTTTATTTCAGCGGCTTTAA
- the rsxB gene encoding electron transport complex subunit RsxB, whose protein sequence is MSWATAVLAVALLTGLAGLLLSIAAHACQTTSDPLVASIDALLPQTQCGQCGYPGCRPYAAAVAQGEAINQCVPGGRTVVLQLAELLNREPPAVPLSDPAPLTIPIKRVAWIDEAFCIGCTKCLQACPVDAIIGGAKVLHTVLTDYCTGCDLCVAPCPTQCIEMLPLDQLLMKWPLPPSSSTAVADPPPAASAGLTP, encoded by the coding sequence ATGAGTTGGGCCACCGCGGTACTCGCCGTAGCCCTGCTGACTGGGCTTGCTGGGCTACTATTGAGCATAGCCGCACACGCCTGCCAAACGACCAGCGATCCACTCGTAGCTTCGATTGACGCCTTACTGCCACAGACCCAGTGTGGCCAGTGTGGTTATCCTGGCTGTCGCCCCTATGCTGCGGCGGTGGCACAGGGCGAAGCGATTAACCAGTGCGTGCCGGGTGGCCGGACCGTGGTGTTACAGCTGGCTGAGCTCCTCAACCGAGAACCACCCGCCGTGCCACTGAGCGATCCAGCCCCGCTCACGATACCGATTAAACGGGTCGCCTGGATTGATGAGGCGTTTTGTATTGGCTGCACCAAATGTCTGCAAGCCTGTCCGGTCGATGCCATTATCGGCGGTGCTAAGGTCCTGCATACCGTGTTGACCGACTACTGTACCGGCTGTGATCTCTGTGTAGCGCCCTGCCCGACTCAGTGTATCGAGATGTTACCGCTCGATCAGTTACTGATGAAGTGGCCTCTGCCGCCATCCTCCTCCACGGCAGTAGCCGATCCCCCGCCCGCCGCCAGCGCAGGACTCACCCCGTGA
- the rsxC gene encoding electron transport complex subunit RsxC, protein MLLEQTALKRLSAGLQPPDHKACSTQHAIQRLPLAKQLVIPLQQHAGPPGQLVVQVGQQVHKGTPFTQGFDRATLPVHAPTSGEITAIRRYQDPFQSNSTLPPPLCIELQADGQDHGQWLAPLPHYLEQPASGLITRIGAAGIAGLGGGGFPSSAKWPGAPRPLPLLIINAVECEPYITADDCLIREQAQAIIQGCHILQHILAPQQCVIAIEDNKPQALAALQQALATSKSLGDWLQLRVLPTQYPSGDARQLIWMLTGREVPLGQHSNQIGVVMHNVATVFAIQQAIIAGKPLIERVVTLTGEALPQPGNFWVPLGTPVAHLLQQLGVPDLSSVTVGGPLMGRLLADHQAPVIKTTNCLLVRPPLSPTAQAEEQPCIRCGECVTVCPVGLLPQQLYWFSRGQQHEAARAHHLLACIECGACSAVCPSHIPLVQYYQQEKAQLRTLDQQVQQAQQAKTRFEAKQQRLAAQQQARQQQRAALATAVGPDAAVLAATPRATTPLTTAERPTAPHAVTATGDRQAAVAAAIARAKARQARTTTLPPVATLAPLDVQ, encoded by the coding sequence ATGCTACTGGAACAGACGGCGCTCAAGCGCTTATCAGCTGGCCTGCAACCGCCCGATCACAAAGCCTGTTCTACCCAGCATGCCATCCAGCGGCTGCCACTCGCTAAACAATTGGTTATTCCATTACAACAACATGCGGGGCCACCCGGCCAGCTAGTCGTCCAAGTGGGCCAACAGGTCCATAAAGGCACGCCATTCACTCAAGGGTTCGATCGCGCTACGCTACCCGTCCATGCACCCACTTCAGGCGAGATCACAGCGATTCGCCGCTACCAGGATCCCTTTCAGAGCAACTCGACCCTGCCCCCCCCGCTCTGTATTGAACTCCAAGCCGATGGCCAGGATCACGGTCAGTGGCTAGCGCCACTGCCACACTATCTGGAGCAGCCAGCGAGTGGGTTAATCACACGAATTGGTGCTGCCGGCATCGCGGGCTTGGGGGGGGGCGGTTTTCCAAGCAGTGCCAAGTGGCCGGGCGCGCCTCGACCACTGCCCTTACTGATCATCAATGCGGTGGAGTGTGAGCCCTATATCACTGCTGATGACTGTTTGATCCGGGAACAGGCTCAGGCGATCATTCAAGGTTGTCATATTTTGCAACATATTTTAGCACCACAGCAGTGTGTCATCGCCATTGAGGATAATAAACCGCAGGCGCTCGCTGCCCTGCAACAGGCCCTAGCGACCTCGAAGTCGCTAGGTGACTGGTTGCAGCTCCGTGTTCTGCCCACCCAGTACCCTTCAGGGGATGCACGGCAGCTGATCTGGATGCTGACTGGCCGAGAAGTGCCGCTAGGACAGCATAGCAATCAGATCGGGGTGGTGATGCATAATGTCGCCACGGTGTTTGCCATCCAGCAAGCGATCATCGCCGGCAAACCGCTGATTGAGCGGGTGGTGACGCTCACTGGTGAGGCGCTGCCACAGCCGGGAAATTTCTGGGTGCCGTTGGGAACCCCGGTCGCACACCTGTTGCAGCAGCTTGGTGTGCCCGATTTAAGCAGCGTGACCGTCGGGGGCCCCCTGATGGGACGACTGCTCGCTGATCACCAGGCACCAGTGATTAAAACCACCAACTGTCTATTAGTGCGCCCACCCCTTAGCCCCACAGCGCAGGCTGAGGAGCAGCCCTGTATCCGCTGTGGGGAGTGTGTGACGGTCTGCCCCGTGGGGCTACTGCCACAACAGCTCTATTGGTTCAGTCGTGGTCAACAGCATGAGGCAGCTCGTGCTCACCACCTCTTGGCCTGTATTGAGTGTGGCGCCTGTAGCGCTGTCTGTCCCAGCCATATCCCTTTGGTTCAGTACTATCAACAGGAGAAAGCCCAGTTGCGCACACTGGATCAACAAGTACAACAGGCACAGCAAGCTAAAACCCGCTTTGAAGCCAAACAACAACGCCTGGCAGCACAACAGCAGGCGCGCCAACAGCAACGGGCGGCGCTGGCGACAGCAGTAGGACCCGACGCTGCAGTGCTAGCCGCCACCCCGAGAGCTACCACGCCGCTCACCACTGCCGAGCGCCCAACAGCACCACACGCGGTGACCGCTACCGGGGATCGACAAGCAGCAGTGGCGGCGGCCATCGCGCGGGCTAAAGCGCGCCAAGCCAGGACTACCACGCTACCGCCTGTCGCCACCCTAGCGCCTCTAGATGTCCAGTAA
- the uvrC gene encoding excinuclease ABC subunit UvrC has product MIPRFDFRQFLKTVPTQPGVYCMQDAQGRILYVGKANNLKQRLAHYGYQQTKHSDSHSKPAPTTKTAALVAAIAVITITVTHTETEALLLEYNTIQQHKPRYNVLLREEGDYPFIVLTSGKHPRLIYHRGSKRTAGEYFGPFPNPQAVRETLALLQRLFPLRQCEDSVYRNRTRPCLQYQIGRCLGPCIPGLVSESTYQQQVDCARLFLQGKDQQVLSTLVARMAVASQTLQFETAARLRDQIQAIRQVLEKQFVTNSRHQAADAISIVQQAGVVCVQVLMLRHGKLLGSRSYFPIVPLDRTLSEIAQTFITLYYLPSQRAIVLPDQIWLDVPLPDSRPLARTLSAILQQPLVIYPQPRGDRARYLQLAHTNAVAALQSRVAQRSTQQQRLKALQQLLALPPLERLECFDISHTLGEKMVASCVVFNAGSPLKAEYRRYTITAVTPGDDCAAIAQVLQRRYTPPLDPEKIPCVVLIDGGKGQLNAAQAVFNGLINRWGERPPPRLLAIAKGPGRKPGLETLFLTTDTQGCQLSATDPALHLLQHLRDEAHRHALMGHRQQRAKGRRTSRLQQIPGIGPKRRQALLLYLGGLQPLLKASVEEIAAVPMISRRLAEKIYTALQGEIAL; this is encoded by the coding sequence ATGATTCCCCGCTTTGATTTCCGACAATTTTTAAAGACTGTACCGACACAGCCTGGTGTTTACTGTATGCAGGATGCGCAAGGACGTATCCTTTATGTAGGGAAAGCCAATAATTTAAAGCAACGCTTAGCCCACTATGGTTATCAACAAACCAAGCACTCCGACAGTCACTCAAAGCCTGCTCCAACGACTAAAACCGCCGCCTTGGTCGCTGCCATTGCAGTCATTACCATCACGGTAACCCATACAGAAACTGAAGCGCTGTTACTGGAATACAACACCATTCAACAGCACAAGCCCCGTTATAATGTGCTGCTGCGTGAGGAGGGTGACTACCCGTTTATCGTATTGACTAGCGGTAAGCACCCACGTTTAATCTATCATCGAGGCTCCAAACGCACAGCCGGTGAGTACTTTGGCCCCTTTCCCAACCCCCAGGCCGTGCGTGAGACCTTAGCGTTATTACAGCGCCTCTTCCCCCTGCGACAGTGTGAAGATTCAGTCTACCGCAATCGAACTCGCCCCTGCTTACAATATCAGATAGGGCGCTGTTTAGGTCCCTGTATTCCTGGGCTGGTCAGTGAGTCTACCTACCAACAGCAGGTTGACTGTGCACGCCTGTTTTTACAAGGAAAAGATCAGCAGGTGCTCTCCACCTTGGTCGCACGCATGGCAGTAGCCAGCCAAACGCTGCAATTTGAAACTGCAGCCCGTTTGCGTGATCAGATCCAGGCCATTCGCCAGGTATTAGAGAAACAATTTGTTACAAATAGCCGTCACCAAGCGGCCGATGCGATCAGTATCGTGCAGCAAGCGGGGGTAGTCTGTGTGCAGGTGCTCATGCTGCGTCATGGAAAGCTGCTAGGGAGTCGTAGCTACTTCCCTATCGTGCCTCTAGACCGCACACTCTCCGAAATCGCTCAGACTTTTATCACGCTCTACTACCTGCCAAGCCAACGGGCCATCGTCTTGCCAGACCAAATCTGGCTTGATGTTCCCTTGCCTGACAGCCGCCCATTAGCACGCACTTTAAGTGCTATTCTGCAGCAGCCCTTGGTGATTTATCCCCAGCCGCGCGGGGACCGCGCCCGTTATCTGCAGTTGGCCCATACCAATGCCGTAGCGGCGCTTCAGAGCAGAGTCGCCCAACGCTCTACCCAGCAGCAGCGCCTGAAAGCACTGCAACAATTATTGGCGCTGCCGCCGCTAGAGCGACTGGAGTGTTTTGATATCAGTCACACCCTGGGAGAGAAGATGGTGGCCTCGTGTGTTGTCTTTAATGCGGGCAGCCCCTTAAAGGCGGAATATCGTCGCTACACCATTACAGCGGTCACACCGGGCGATGATTGTGCCGCCATTGCACAAGTACTCCAGCGCCGTTACACGCCCCCCCTGGATCCAGAAAAAATCCCCTGTGTCGTCCTGATCGATGGTGGCAAAGGACAACTCAACGCTGCGCAAGCAGTCTTCAATGGCTTGATAAACCGTTGGGGAGAACGCCCACCCCCCCGGCTGCTTGCCATCGCTAAAGGCCCAGGCCGTAAGCCTGGGCTAGAAACCCTGTTTTTGACCACCGATACTCAAGGCTGTCAGTTATCAGCCACTGATCCAGCGCTACACCTGCTGCAACACCTACGGGATGAAGCGCACCGGCATGCCCTGATGGGACATCGCCAGCAGCGGGCTAAGGGTCGTCGTACCAGTCGCTTACAGCAGATCCCCGGGATCGGCCCTAAAAGGCGGCAAGCCCTGCTACTCTACCTGGGTGGCTTACAGCCGCTACTCAAGGCCAGCGTCGAGGAGATCGCCGCCGTCCCGATGATTTCACGTCGATTAGCTGAAAAAATTTATACAGCCCTACAAGGTGAAATAGCGTTATAA
- a CDS encoding oxidative damage protection protein: protein MTNRLIVCAYLKRQSPGLDAPPYPGPLGDRLYQEISQEAWAIWQAKQTMLINENKLTMFKPEHRRLLEQKMVQFLFEGEPINLAGYVPPPA, encoded by the coding sequence ATGACCAATCGACTGATAGTCTGTGCCTATTTAAAACGTCAAAGCCCCGGATTAGACGCACCGCCCTATCCAGGTCCTCTAGGAGATCGTCTCTACCAGGAGATCTCCCAAGAAGCTTGGGCGATCTGGCAAGCGAAGCAAACCATGCTGATTAATGAAAACAAGCTGACGATGTTTAAACCAGAGCATCGGCGGCTGCTGGAACAAAAGATGGTTCAGTTTCTGTTTGAAGGAGAGCCTATCAACCTGGCTGGTTATGTCCCACCACCCGCTTGA
- the rsxA gene encoding electron transport complex subunit RsxA, which yields MRDTLLLLLSTVLVNNFVLVKFLGLCPLMGVSKKPETALGMGAATTFVLTTASVVTYLLERYLLQPFGLVPLRTLLFILVIAVVVQFTELVVRQTHPLLYQLLGIFLPLITTNCAVLGVALLNSRSAHTFVQSIVLGLGEALGFTLVLVLFSLLRERLRVADVPLPFRGNAIALITAGLMSLAFMGFSGWGRPLG from the coding sequence ATGCGCGACACCCTGCTGCTGTTACTCAGTACAGTACTGGTCAATAATTTTGTGTTGGTCAAATTTCTTGGCCTCTGCCCCTTGATGGGGGTCTCTAAAAAACCAGAAACTGCCCTAGGTATGGGCGCGGCAACCACTTTTGTCTTGACGACAGCCTCTGTAGTCACCTATCTATTGGAGCGTTACCTGCTACAACCCTTTGGCTTGGTACCGCTGCGCACCCTGCTGTTTATCCTAGTCATTGCGGTGGTGGTACAATTTACCGAGCTGGTGGTACGACAAACGCACCCACTGCTCTATCAGCTGTTGGGGATCTTTTTGCCGCTCATCACCACCAACTGTGCGGTCCTGGGGGTGGCGCTGCTGAATAGTCGCTCCGCTCATACCTTCGTACAATCTATCGTCTTGGGCCTAGGGGAAGCGCTCGGATTCACCCTGGTCTTGGTGCTATTTTCCCTGTTACGGGAGCGACTGCGTGTGGCTGATGTGCCCTTGCCGTTTCGCGGCAACGCCATTGCTTTGATCACCGCCGGCTTAATGTCACTGGCCTTTATGGGATTTAGCGGTTGGGGCCGTCCACTAGGATGA
- a CDS encoding transglycosylase SLT domain-containing protein, whose product MLMRPLLPLLLGLLLLTPASAISTPRRINNRTPHARPAADTQQAAARYRRLVHQSAKRYQVDPRLILAIIEIESNFNPRAVGFQNGFGLMQVVPDTAGREVFAHLKKRSHQPTRRYLFEPQRNIDVGTAYLHLLQTRYLAKIKHPRTRQYAVIAAYNGGQGNLFKTFSNHPQKAIHAINQLTPDRFYQRIIQRHPLAYTRAYLAKVTQAQRRY is encoded by the coding sequence ATGCTGATGAGACCGCTACTACCGCTCCTCCTAGGTCTGCTGTTATTAACACCAGCTTCGGCAATCAGCACCCCTAGACGAATAAACAATCGAACGCCGCACGCCCGTCCAGCAGCGGATACCCAACAGGCAGCAGCCCGCTATCGCCGCCTGGTTCATCAATCAGCCAAGCGCTATCAGGTTGATCCCCGCTTAATCTTAGCCATTATTGAAATTGAATCTAACTTCAACCCACGCGCCGTGGGGTTCCAAAACGGTTTTGGCTTAATGCAAGTGGTCCCCGATACGGCAGGGCGCGAGGTGTTTGCACACCTGAAAAAACGCTCTCACCAACCGACCCGTCGTTATCTGTTTGAGCCACAGCGTAATATCGATGTTGGAACCGCCTATCTTCACCTGCTACAAACACGCTATTTGGCCAAAATAAAGCACCCTCGTACCCGGCAGTATGCGGTGATTGCCGCCTATAATGGCGGGCAGGGCAACCTCTTCAAAACCTTCTCGAATCATCCGCAGAAAGCCATCCACGCGATCAACCAGCTGACACCCGATCGCTTTTACCAGCGGATCATCCAGCGTCATCCGCTGGCCTACACCCGAGCTTATCTGGCCAAAGTTACCCAAGCTCAACGCAGGTATTGA
- the mltC gene encoding membrane-bound lytic murein transglycosylase MltC yields the protein MKTAYTLLISCLLAACVPLQEPLPLVKDTHGFEILVGQLAHHIEEQWGPNEVVIAGSKDYVKYSNHYQTRAHINFQKGILTVETLTGEDPQACLRRAMRQILLMGEEACHRHLFDDQETLTSLHPFLYEQVLDHQHRPIATPAQAECFINNLLKYRLKQRISHGRPILMLRVPLAPNHLNQRAQKYLRPVQQAARHYRLDESLILAIIQTESSFNPYAISGSQALGLMQVKQESAGRDVFTHIKRRHGKPSRSYLLNPSKNIDTGAAYLHLLHTRYLGKIRHPLSRRYAAIAAYNGGTSGVLRTFSADQQTALAMINQLSPDQVYQTLLTRHPSSQARHYLHKVQRAQQHYRRHLPS from the coding sequence GTGAAAACAGCCTATACGCTCCTAATCAGCTGTTTATTAGCTGCCTGTGTCCCACTTCAAGAGCCGCTGCCCTTAGTAAAAGATACCCATGGCTTTGAGATCTTAGTGGGGCAATTGGCACATCATATCGAGGAGCAGTGGGGGCCGAATGAAGTGGTGATCGCTGGATCAAAAGATTATGTCAAATATAGCAACCACTACCAGACACGCGCCCATATCAATTTTCAAAAAGGCATCCTCACCGTTGAAACCCTGACAGGAGAGGACCCGCAGGCCTGTTTGCGCCGTGCCATGAGGCAGATCCTGTTAATGGGTGAAGAGGCTTGTCATCGTCATCTCTTTGATGATCAGGAGACGCTAACCAGCCTCCATCCTTTTCTCTACGAGCAGGTTCTCGATCACCAGCACCGACCGATAGCGACGCCAGCTCAGGCAGAGTGTTTTATCAATAACCTGCTGAAATATCGATTGAAGCAGCGCATCAGTCACGGGCGACCCATTCTCATGCTGAGAGTACCACTAGCCCCTAACCACCTGAATCAACGGGCACAGAAATATTTGCGGCCGGTACAACAAGCAGCACGCCATTATCGGCTTGATGAGAGTCTTATTTTGGCGATTATCCAGACGGAGTCGAGTTTTAATCCCTACGCCATCAGTGGAAGCCAGGCGCTCGGCTTAATGCAGGTGAAGCAGGAGAGCGCCGGTCGCGATGTCTTTACCCATATCAAACGGCGACACGGCAAGCCCTCCCGCAGCTACCTATTGAATCCCAGTAAAAACATCGATACCGGAGCAGCCTACCTTCACTTACTCCACACCCGCTACCTTGGCAAGATACGCCACCCGCTATCACGGCGCTATGCAGCGATAGCAGCCTATAATGGTGGAACTAGCGGGGTATTACGCACCTTTTCTGCGGATCAACAGACCGCACTGGCCATGATTAATCAATTATCACCTGATCAAGTTTACCAAACCTTGCTGACACGCCACCCCTCCTCTCAGGCGCGCCACTATCTTCACAAGGTACAACGTGCACAGCAACACTATCGACGGCACTTGCCCTCTTAA
- the pgsA gene encoding CDP-diacylglycerol--glycerol-3-phosphate 3-phosphatidyltransferase yields the protein MQTNIPTLLTLFRIGLIPFFVLFFYLPVIWAPLACTLLFILAALTDWCDGFLARRWQQTTPFGAFLDPVADKVMVAAAMVLVAVHYHTWWITLPSITMIIREIIISALREWMAELGKRRTVAVTWIGKIKTATQMVALVLLLWRPSLLLERCGFIALYGAMLLTFWTMCHYLHAARQTLMTPDT from the coding sequence ATGCAAACCAATATTCCAACGCTCCTCACGCTATTTCGCATCGGTTTGATCCCTTTTTTTGTACTATTTTTCTACCTGCCAGTGATCTGGGCCCCCCTGGCTTGCACACTGCTCTTTATCTTGGCGGCGCTCACCGATTGGTGCGACGGCTTTTTAGCCCGTCGTTGGCAACAAACCACCCCTTTCGGCGCTTTCTTAGATCCGGTGGCCGATAAAGTGATGGTGGCGGCGGCGATGGTGCTGGTGGCGGTTCATTACCACACGTGGTGGATCACCTTACCCAGTATCACTATGATTATTCGAGAAATTATTATTTCGGCGCTGAGAGAATGGATGGCTGAGCTTGGCAAACGCCGCACGGTAGCCGTGACCTGGATTGGCAAAATCAAGACCGCTACACAAATGGTCGCATTGGTGCTGCTGCTCTGGCGCCCGTCACTCCTGCTAGAGCGCTGTGGCTTTATTGCCCTGTATGGGGCGATGCTGCTCACATTCTGGACGATGTGCCATTACCTGCACGCTGCACGCCAAACGCTGATGACGCCCGATACCTAA